The segment aaatataattaaaaataaaagttgatGAAGTATGTGCATCAGTATTTTTATAACAGAACCGTATACCTGTATGTAGAAAAAGTCGTTTTATGGGATTTTATGGGTATACATATTCGGTATTTTAGTGAGAGAGGAAGGTATTCACCACATTGAAAAGGTAAAGAGAGAACGAATAGTAAAGGAGCCTGAGGCTAGAATCGCATTtaagtaaatcaagtaatcAATTCCAACAACATCTCCATATTTGTGGCAAAAAATAGAAGTCagcaaagaaattgaaatgcGTGTACAATTTAGCtaaaatgtattatttattttgcataaagtCACACACAAAGAGACTCCCAGAAGGCATTGAGAAACATACATATCTATATGGAAGCACAGGGGGATCTTTCCCGCATGTTACTAAGTATATAGGCGAGCTTTCATTTGCATCTCTTTggttttaaaaacattttcacctGCAGAgatacgatttttttttgcaaaaacctCCATTGACGGCATCCcgcaattttcatttcctctGCAATGTCGCTGGGGATTGCCAAATggatttacttttaattgcCATGTGCTCGGTGTTTGGGTCGTGTTTGAGTGAAAAGTGTGTGTTGCAGAGTGGTTTTAGTTGCGAAGAAAGAACATTGCCATCGCATGTACATTTAAtcttatacatatattttatttatatattttgcaacaTTGTCAGgtgagattggaaaattggcTACCAAGTAGCAGCAATGTCTgctcttttttaatttaattacaatatttttccatccAACTGTAAATTGCTCCATGTGGTTGGAAAATTAGCATTATCACGTCCACTGACATTTCTTGCACACACATCGATTGAGGTGTCTccttttttcactctctcgcGCATTTTTCCACGATTAATCGTCACTTTTGCCCACAATGTTAGGAAACTGCATTTGGCTTCAACTACTAAATTGTAGGTCATCCAATTAAGTTTAGTTATTGCACTGAGATTTGCATAAATATCACTTTAACGACATGAAACATTAACACTCACTAAACTCATCTGTAATATGAATTTTGatcgaattttcattttttttttcaatataattttcttatatctAACAAGTATTATTTCTCCTCGTTAAACTTAAGAACATTGAACGTGAAttgatttattcataaaattaaattactttaatcttgttaagttttttttttcggtttaaTTTCTTACAATCTGTCCTCAGGTATGTAAGTACATATAAAGCAAAGTCGACCCTCCCCATGAATGTTATGatgatgaaattaaatgccaataaattatgataattatttttaaatagatatATGTGTGTAACTTtggcaaataaattgattattattattattaaaatatccaTGTCAAGAAACTTAGGTAtgttttattgcaatatttctACGCTGCATAAGTAAATAATTACATACTCGCAAATAGGCATAAAAATCATCGTTTCAGaggcaagaaaataaaagccaaCAAAGTTGAATATAAAATGTGCAAGATGAACCattctttttgtattaaaaatttcttcttcaggagCATCCAGGATATGCTTTCAGCTACGGTGTCAAAGATGTCCATACGGGAGATGTAAAATCACAATGGGAACATCGAGATGGGGGTGTTATTAAGGGTCACTACAGTGTGGTGGAGCCTGATGGATCCATTCGAATAGTTGACTACACAGCAGATGCAGCAAATGGTTTCAATGCAGTGGTAAAGACTCAAGGACCAAATGTTCATCCACATGATGATCCTTCGGGGAATTCACGATCAGAATACGATCATCCCATTTCAACGTACCTGGAGGACGATGAGTCGTCCCAGTCGAAAATTAATCACTACAGCAAGGATCAAGAGCACATAATTTTGAGTTCTGATCTCAAAGGACGAGACTACGAGAAGAATCCCGTGGATTTGGCAAAGACAATTAAAACAATCCCACAATTAATTGAGCTTCGACCCGATGGTCCTACCCAGAATACGCGTGCGTATGAATCAAGTGGCGACTATCGTCCCATTTACATCAATCACGGTGAATATGAGCACAAGACACCGCCCGATCTTTCGCGATACCGCCAGTACTTTGAAGATTGGCAGCCAGCATTTCATGAGGAGCCTGAAGAGAAGTATCCCTTCCCACCGGGTGGCGAAAGACCGCGCCTCAATCAAATTTACTCACCTGCCTACAAGCCACGTGCTCACGTTAGCAAGCCAATTGTCTATGGACCCAAGAAGGATCCCAGACCCATTAGATCGTCCTACTCGACATCGGGTTTCAAGCACTACTCATCGAAATACCGAGCCCCGAGAATTGAATACTCCAGCTACTTTAGGACAGTTGAGAAACCCTCACGGCAAGAGGGGCCCGTTCTTTTCCCCGAAGATACCTACGAACAGAGGGAAGCATCCTCGAGAATGATTCAGACTATGCTGTCGAAGGACAAAATGAAGATCGTGCCAATCTATGCGAGATACAATTCCGATTACTATGCAGCATAGATCAAAAGAATGGGAGTGATCGCGCTACAAAGACCATGACTTGCAATCACTTAAAGATCGTTTATCAATTTGATCGTGTTCATTGGGGCGATTGCCGTGCTAAACGATTGAAGATCAATCGGCGATCAGAGGAAATTACATGAGATTCCATTAGtgcaataataatttaatttatcaaaatgaagaattttttagaaaaagaaattgtagaattttccattccttttttttttttctactatattgtgttttattaattatgaaaaaaaagaataaaaaaaatacatacataaataaatctcGCAATCGGTGTATTAATTTGCAGATCACGTTTAATCCCAAGCACAAGTGAAAGAAGTCTGGCGCGCGGTGTTTGTTGTTTCCAATTGAGGTGAGATATCTATTTTGTGAATAGACTGGATGAAAGATTGAATGGGGTGTACGTGAAAATCGAGAGGTTATTATTATAGTAATTGCTCGATATATATTTTAACCAACACGCAGAAATTGTAATCCTCTATAGGACAGCATTCACAGCTACCAGTGTGATCTCACTTTATGCGAAACATCGCGAGATTgcaatcttttttcttcattttatcaCACACAAGATCAATTGCACAAATCACTTCCACATCCATCCGCACTGCAATTTGCCACTCACAGGAcaattagagagagagagggttTCGCATTGAgtaattttgtgtgaaatagAAACCTTCCCATCGGCAATAAGCAATCCATCTAACATGGAGATTaaacttgaaattttattgatttttcgtCTAGATCACTTTTACTTTTTGTCCAATGATCTCACGcgtggattcttttttttttcataaaaatatcatttttttttagtataaagTGTCGTGTTTGTCTCCATCATTGATCTCATTCGCATTCCAATGACCTACGGTGGGCAGAAAAAAGGcgcatatttttaaattcatgtgCTCGATCACATCGCGCGATCGTATGGTGATCTCTCACGATCGCAATGCGATTGCTCTGCATATACGATCGTATAGATGAGGAGTGATTTTCGAGAGGGACACTCTTATGGGTGATAACATAAAATCAGTAATTTAATTGACACCACAATGGGACAGCATTCCTCCGGTGTGGTGTGAAGAACTTTCGATGTACTCTCACGGCTACTGTgaggggagctttttttttcataaagctCCTGACCCGATCAATTAACCTTGTTTGCACTTCAAGTCAATCGCACACAAGTGTGAATTGGTAAtcataatttgaataaaatacaagACATAATTATGCAATAAATTCGAATTTGTTTAGATCAATGCCAATATATGTGGCTTCATCCGCTGAAACAAGAGCAATTGACATCGTTCGTTTTCCTTTGGtgaggaatgaaaaaaaaagaaattaaattacacttCAGCGAGATTATAAAAGTCAGTCACATGAGGTCACTTGAATGTCCATTTTAGTGTGAAACTGGATCACCATCATTGCCGCTTCGAATGTACTGGGTGACCAATCTTATATGCCACCAACCAATGGGACCGAGacgaagtaaaagaaaaaaataaagcaatgtGTGATGATCTCACGAAGGGCTTCCCCCGATCTTCGTGCATTTTATGTGCTTTAGAGCAAAAGTAAATTTCATAATGTTTTGCAATTAGAATGTTAAATACCCACAAAaacaaacaacaacaaaaaattcgaTTTCTCTCTACACTCCCAATGTGACAAcattaaaatgcattgaaaatataaatcatgGTATTAATTGTACTATCACAAATCGATGgtggagaaataaaatttaattaaatccaatACGCGGGATAATTTTTCGTGTATATGCAGTACCAATGAACCCCCTTTGGGAGAAGGAGGTTTATTGAACgagaaaatgattcatttttattggcaTGTCACACAATCTCATGGTGAGTGTGTTACATAAGAAAAGaagtttgtaaattaattttattatcccTATCGATTTAAACATCTCACAAAACGcacatatttttgaaatttgtttCTCAGCGCAATTAATTCACATaatctttttgcatttttcctcCCTTTCCCATTTCTACGCGGCCCTGCCTTCTCAATACACACCCAAGATGATCTAATAAAAGTTGAACGAAATAATTATAACGACATATCCTGAAACAAGATGTTCTGGACACATTGTTTATGTTTTGTTTactattttactattttaattaaaaatacttgaaaaaatctaaattgagagcttaatttatgttttattaaaaagaatttatgcttATTTCACgtaatgtattttattatatttttatacagaatgataaattaatttgtaacaATTGAACCAGCCGGGTAATTTTTTTACggtcttaattaattaattacatgttgcataaaaatcaatacataatatcctttttatttttatgtaattgtaataaaaatgttctgatagtgtaaaaaaatatcaatgaacATAGACCAGCCGGGTAATTTTTTACGGCCCTAATAATGATTTGCTGAACTTCGCGTAGaaatcattaataaatcaattattttttaaacattttccactctattttcgtttttttctctcaattgtTATATAAACAATTCCCATGTCTGGGATATCTTGCAACAAGGGGATAGTTTTTCCCAATAAATAAGTTATTTCTGCGCACGATCGACATTCGAACACAGAAGCGTGGGTCGATTTAATACGATGCCAATATCAAATCACCACGACGGCCCATTCGCCCCAACAATTCAAACTAATTACATGCAAATTATCTATCGATAAATAACATTGTCTCAATCGATTGGTGATCAACATTTTGTCTTGTATGTGTTTTGAGAGTGAAACATGAATTATGGCTCACCGTGCGCATAATCTCGAGATTCTTGTAAACTTTTCGCGACACTGACAACAAGGAGGTGTTATCCAATTATtaatctctttctctttcaatttacatcaacaaaatttttatacaatgcTATTTTTAGCTGGCGAAAAGTCAGTGGATATGAGATCGCCATGCACCACTATGTGCCGGTGTTGATTGACACATAAAAGCTCTCCTTTTATGACACACTAATCTCCACTTTGCCATAGCTATTTTTCACCTCCAACACACTATTTGTGGGAATTTAATGGAGACAATAAAAACATCTATTTGCAAATAAACGAGATATTGATCATTTCTTTACCACGCACACCCATCTCCACTGGGCAAAGCTCTTCGCATAGTCACACTGCGTCGTCCATCTTGCAGCAAAGGTAggttttctaattaaattaagaattagATGTTATTTATGCTAAAGACGGTCAATGATGACGAAATTAATCCATAAAAAGAATTACTTTGTGCAGCTACACTGACATAAATGCTCAATGTTTACACTCGGAAAATCTTCTAAACCACTAAAGAGAGGCAAGAAGTGAAACGGAACTCCATTAGTGAGTCATTTGGTGCAATTTCTTTCAAGAACCACTCTGCGGTAATTAATCTCAGTCACTCAGAGAGATACACACTACTTGGGCGATTTAACCTCGACATCTGACAACACATTAGGTCTCGTAAgttcaagaatattttccctACATGCACGCATTGTATGGTAAACGCATGCCAATACACCTTGGATGAGCTTTTCTAAATTGGACATAAAAAAACGTACCTGCATTTGAAAATTGGATTGAAGACTCCCCACCTTTTGgaattgaagcatttttttcacacattcAGCCACtggaattggattttttttttgcattcacaAGCTCAAATGACTCTAATTGGGAgcttgtgtaaaaaaaattggattccACAGTTGCAAACACACCCAAAAATAACACATTTCACCTTGATTGTGTATCTCAATGCAATAGATTA is part of the Lutzomyia longipalpis isolate SR_M1_2022 chromosome 3, ASM2433408v1 genome and harbors:
- the LOC129794300 gene encoding phosphatidylinositol 3-kinase piki-1, with protein sequence MWKLLVITTLLMDVTRHRVSALHMSYAPQYEHPGYAFSYGVKDVHTGDVKSQWEHRDGGVIKGHYSVVEPDGSIRIVDYTADAANGFNAVVKTQGPNVHPHDDPSGNSRSEYDHPISTYLEDDESSQSKINHYSKDQEHIILSSDLKGRDYEKNPVDLAKTIKTIPQLIELRPDGPTQNTRAYESSGDYRPIYINHGEYEHKTPPDLSRYRQYFEDWQPAFHEEPEEKYPFPPGGERPRLNQIYSPAYKPRAHVSKPIVYGPKKDPRPIRSSYSTSGFKHYSSKYRAPRIEYSSYFRTVEKPSRQEGPVLFPEDTYEQREASSRMIQTMLSKDKMKIVPIYARYNSDYYAA